Proteins co-encoded in one Opitutus terrae PB90-1 genomic window:
- a CDS encoding Gfo/Idh/MocA family protein, with the protein MKSPGLSRRDFLKTASLATAALSLPRLVRAQTPPPSEQLTIGLIGNGLICGHHFGVLTGRDDCRIVAVCDVNLPKARTMRDRAEKHYGANAKSGRARGIDVYQHHEDLLARDDIDVVFVTTPDHWHAAIAGAAMVAGKDVYCEKPLTLTVPEGRALVNIARRYGRVLQTGTQQRSNAAFRKAAEIVRNRLIGDIKLIRTRLGTFPPALPLPEQPVPAEFDYDRWLGPTPWRPFNEKRVLGDYGGGWRCFTEYGGRKNGDWGAHHFDIIQWALGMDASGPVEFIPRGFQGTPHQTHVYADGVRVERVDEGLKAMIEFQGTRGTVWVSRDDYLETDPPELATRALRAEDQHLYVSDNHHTDFFNCVRTRQRPIADVEIGHRSATVGHLNNIAQQLARPVRWDPAREEIIGDPVASALLDRSRRAPYGALL; encoded by the coding sequence ATGAAGTCCCCTGGCCTTTCCCGTCGCGATTTCCTTAAAACCGCCTCGCTCGCCACCGCCGCACTTTCGCTGCCGCGTCTCGTCCGGGCCCAGACTCCGCCGCCCAGCGAGCAACTGACGATCGGCCTGATCGGCAACGGACTCATCTGCGGCCACCATTTCGGCGTGCTCACCGGTCGCGATGATTGCCGGATCGTCGCCGTCTGTGACGTCAACCTGCCGAAGGCGCGCACCATGCGCGATCGCGCGGAGAAACACTACGGCGCCAACGCCAAGAGCGGCCGCGCCCGCGGGATCGACGTTTACCAGCATCACGAGGACCTGCTCGCCCGCGACGACATCGACGTGGTGTTCGTCACCACGCCGGATCACTGGCACGCCGCGATCGCCGGCGCCGCGATGGTGGCCGGCAAGGACGTTTACTGCGAAAAGCCGCTGACGCTCACGGTGCCCGAAGGCCGCGCGCTCGTGAACATCGCCCGCCGCTACGGGCGCGTGCTCCAGACCGGCACCCAGCAACGCTCCAACGCCGCTTTCCGCAAGGCCGCCGAGATCGTCCGCAACCGGCTGATCGGCGACATCAAGTTGATCCGCACGCGGCTCGGCACCTTCCCGCCCGCGCTGCCGCTGCCGGAGCAGCCCGTGCCGGCCGAGTTCGACTACGATCGCTGGCTGGGGCCCACGCCGTGGCGTCCGTTCAACGAGAAGCGCGTGCTCGGCGACTACGGTGGCGGCTGGCGCTGCTTCACGGAATACGGCGGTCGCAAGAACGGCGACTGGGGTGCGCACCACTTCGACATCATCCAATGGGCGCTCGGCATGGATGCGTCCGGTCCGGTCGAATTTATTCCGCGCGGTTTTCAAGGCACGCCGCACCAGACGCACGTCTATGCGGACGGTGTTCGCGTCGAACGCGTCGACGAGGGCCTGAAAGCGATGATCGAGTTCCAAGGCACGCGTGGCACCGTCTGGGTCTCGCGCGACGACTATTTGGAAACCGATCCGCCCGAGCTCGCCACGCGCGCGCTCCGCGCCGAGGACCAGCACCTCTACGTCAGCGACAATCACCACACGGATTTTTTCAACTGCGTGCGCACTCGGCAGCGTCCGATCGCCGACGTCGAGATCGGTCACCGCAGCGCCACGGTCGGACACCTCAACAACATCGCGCAGCAACTCGCCCGCCCGGTCCGTTGGGATCCCGCCCGCGAGGAAATCATCGGCGATCCGGTCGCCAGCGCACTCCTCGATCGCTCCCGTCGCGCACCCTACGG
- a CDS encoding DEAD/DEAH box helicase, which yields MLRLHLPPNLAAAAGRNAVALKVDLDLRTPPAPELLPILALLQRWCGTPTPPKFLQLTRAQLRELADATGDQPVFWENGQPTTWQHDEFIVEPISPVADLRSSSSDIHAPNPKLQTPNSKLSGSGSASPPITVDGSEHFLAMSLPSREHPAYAEIAELLKSNGFLLEPSNRKWWLRDRHKTLNFLATHGARLREEFGAQFTANFQKNTARILPAEITCEATPVGADFNVTVALRAGSASDDALRSALTASRGYVEADGKVFLLDAAKVRQLDAAQHALAGTPAGGSITRRTHRVTAARAAEAEGLLETLSPDFQPPAEWRTRSEALRQLTRLQPAPLPATLESQLRPYQRLGAAWLWHLYRHELGGILADEMGLGKTLQALALLTAVNRAAPTARTSLVVCPASLLENWRRESARFAPSLRVFVHHGAQRLAEPAAFARHDLVVTSYGTLTRDWELFTRVRFETIIADEAQHIKNRRSQNAAALRSLLARSRFLLTGTPLENSLDDLRSLFEFLLPGYVDPLPPGVRADERAWFDERLRARVAPYLLRRTKSAVAPELPAKLEQILWCELSPAQASLYRATQQRLERELFDLEAGGASEAKLRFAALTQLLRLRQICCDPRLVEWHGRPAHDHGRDARATPDAPGPQLSTLNSQLSLPPPTLNAQPSAPLSAPPPFPDSAKLDAFRELLAEAVDDGHRVLVFSQFTSLLALLREELAVQETAHCYLDGSMPPRARQAEVDRFQNSPDIPVFLISLKAGGTGLNLTAADTVVHFDPWWNPAAEAQATDRAHRIGQSRIVTSYKLIASGTVEEKVLALQEEKRALLAGVFEASDAVAAQLSLSDLKALLH from the coding sequence ATGCTGCGCCTTCACCTGCCACCCAATCTCGCCGCAGCCGCCGGCCGCAACGCGGTCGCGCTCAAGGTGGATCTCGATCTGCGCACGCCGCCGGCGCCGGAATTGCTGCCGATCCTGGCGCTGCTGCAACGCTGGTGCGGCACGCCCACGCCGCCGAAATTTTTGCAGCTCACCCGCGCCCAGCTCCGCGAACTGGCCGACGCCACCGGCGATCAGCCCGTATTCTGGGAAAACGGCCAGCCTACGACGTGGCAGCATGACGAATTCATCGTCGAACCCATCTCTCCCGTCGCTGATCTCCGCTCTTCGAGTTCCGATATCCACGCTCCAAACCCGAAACTCCAAACCCCAAACTCCAAACTCTCCGGCTCGGGTTCAGCCTCGCCGCCGATCACCGTCGATGGCTCCGAGCACTTTTTGGCGATGTCGCTGCCGTCGCGCGAGCACCCCGCCTACGCGGAGATCGCCGAGTTGCTGAAGTCGAACGGGTTTCTGCTCGAACCCTCGAACCGCAAGTGGTGGCTGCGCGATCGGCACAAAACGCTGAACTTCCTCGCCACGCATGGCGCACGGCTGCGGGAGGAGTTCGGCGCGCAGTTCACCGCCAATTTTCAAAAAAACACCGCGCGGATCCTGCCAGCCGAGATCACCTGCGAGGCCACGCCGGTCGGCGCCGACTTCAACGTCACGGTGGCGCTCCGCGCCGGCTCCGCCTCGGACGACGCGCTCCGCTCCGCGCTCACCGCGAGTCGCGGTTACGTGGAAGCCGACGGCAAGGTGTTCCTGCTCGATGCGGCGAAGGTGCGCCAGCTCGACGCGGCCCAGCATGCGCTCGCCGGCACGCCCGCCGGAGGCAGCATCACGCGGCGCACGCACCGGGTCACCGCCGCACGCGCCGCCGAGGCGGAGGGGCTCCTGGAAACCCTCTCGCCCGATTTCCAGCCGCCGGCCGAATGGCGGACGCGCAGCGAGGCGCTGCGCCAGCTCACCCGGCTCCAGCCGGCACCGTTGCCCGCGACGCTCGAGTCGCAGCTTCGCCCGTATCAGCGGCTCGGCGCCGCATGGCTGTGGCACCTCTACCGGCACGAACTCGGCGGCATTCTGGCGGACGAAATGGGCCTCGGCAAAACCCTACAGGCGCTCGCGCTCCTCACCGCCGTCAACCGCGCGGCTCCCACCGCTCGCACCTCGCTCGTCGTGTGCCCGGCGTCGCTGCTCGAAAACTGGCGCCGCGAATCCGCGCGTTTCGCCCCGAGCCTCCGCGTGTTTGTCCATCACGGCGCCCAGCGACTCGCCGAACCCGCCGCGTTCGCGCGGCACGATCTCGTGGTCACCTCCTACGGCACGCTGACCCGCGACTGGGAGCTGTTCACCAGGGTGCGGTTTGAAACGATCATCGCCGACGAAGCGCAGCACATCAAAAACCGCCGCTCGCAAAACGCCGCCGCACTCCGCTCGCTCTTGGCGCGCAGCCGTTTCCTGCTCACCGGTACGCCGCTGGAAAACTCGCTCGACGACCTTCGCTCGCTCTTCGAATTCCTGCTCCCGGGCTACGTCGATCCGCTGCCGCCCGGCGTCCGCGCCGACGAACGCGCCTGGTTCGACGAACGGCTCCGCGCCCGCGTCGCGCCTTATCTCTTGCGCCGCACCAAGTCCGCCGTGGCGCCCGAACTGCCCGCGAAACTGGAACAGATCCTCTGGTGCGAGCTCTCGCCCGCGCAGGCCAGTCTCTATCGCGCAACGCAGCAGCGGTTGGAGCGCGAGTTGTTCGATCTCGAAGCTGGCGGCGCGAGCGAAGCGAAGCTGCGTTTCGCCGCGCTCACGCAGCTGCTGCGCCTCCGCCAGATCTGCTGCGACCCGCGACTGGTCGAGTGGCATGGGCGTCCCGCCCATGATCACGGGCGAGACGCCCGTGCCACGCCTGACGCTCCGGGCCCTCAACTCTCAACCCTCAACTCTCAACTTTCCCTTCCGCCCCCAACCCTCAACGCTCAACCTTCCGCTCCGCTCTCGGCTCCGCCGCCCTTCCCCGACTCCGCCAAGCTCGATGCGTTTCGCGAACTGCTCGCCGAAGCCGTCGACGACGGGCACCGGGTGCTCGTGTTCTCGCAATTCACCTCGCTGCTCGCGCTCCTGCGCGAGGAGCTCGCCGTTCAGGAAACGGCGCACTGCTATCTGGATGGCTCGATGCCGCCCCGCGCGCGTCAGGCCGAGGTCGATCGGTTTCAAAACTCGCCCGACATCCCCGTTTTCCTCATCTCGCTCAAAGCCGGTGGCACCGGCCTGAATCTCACCGCGGCGGACACCGTCGTGCACTTCGATCCCTGGTGGAACCCCGCCGCCGAGGCGCAGGCGACCGATCGCGCGCACCGCATCGGCCAGAGCCGGATCGTCACCAGCTACAAGTTGATCGCCAGCGGCACCGTCGAGGAGAAGGTGCTCGCGCTGCAGGAGGAGAAACGCGCGTTGCTCGCCGGCGTGTTCGAAGCCAGCGACGCCGTCGCCGCCCAGCTCAGCCTCTCCGATCTGAAAGCGCTGCTGCACTGA